One window from the genome of Leuconostoc suionicum encodes:
- a CDS encoding PTS system mannose/fructose/sorbose family transporter subunit IID — MAETKIELTRKDRMSVAWRSQFLQGSWNYERMQNVGWAYAMIPAIKKLYKSKEDRSAALQRHLEFFNTHPYVASPILGVTLALEEERANGAPIDDTAIQGVKIGMMGPLAGIGDPVFWFTIRPIIGALGASLAMSGNILGPILFFVLWNIIRMAFLWYTQEFGYKAGSAITQDLSGGLLKDITKGASILGMFILAVLVERWVSIKFTLQLPAKKLSEGAYINFPNGAVTGGQLQKILSEQASGLSLTKVAPNTLQSNLDSLIPGLMGLLLTFLAMWLLKKKVSPIVMIIGIFIFGIAMHALNIM; from the coding sequence ATGGCTGAAACAAAAATTGAACTAACACGAAAAGATCGTATGTCAGTTGCATGGCGTTCACAATTCTTGCAAGGATCATGGAACTACGAACGTATGCAAAACGTTGGATGGGCTTATGCCATGATTCCGGCGATTAAAAAGTTATACAAGTCAAAAGAAGATCGTTCTGCGGCCTTGCAGCGACATCTAGAATTTTTTAACACTCATCCTTATGTTGCTTCACCTATTCTTGGTGTGACATTGGCCTTGGAAGAAGAACGTGCCAACGGTGCTCCGATTGATGATACTGCTATTCAAGGGGTTAAGATTGGTATGATGGGTCCGCTAGCTGGAATTGGTGATCCTGTCTTTTGGTTTACGATTCGACCAATTATAGGTGCATTAGGTGCATCCTTAGCAATGAGCGGTAATATTCTTGGCCCTATCCTGTTCTTTGTTCTTTGGAATATTATCCGTATGGCCTTCTTATGGTATACACAAGAATTTGGTTATAAAGCTGGTAGCGCCATCACACAAGATTTATCAGGTGGCTTACTAAAAGATATTACCAAAGGTGCTTCGATTCTAGGAATGTTTATCTTAGCGGTCCTAGTTGAACGTTGGGTATCAATTAAATTTACTCTTCAGTTACCTGCAAAGAAGTTGTCCGAAGGGGCTTATATTAACTTCCCAAATGGCGCCGTTACAGGTGGACAATTACAAAAAATTCTAAGTGAACAGGCATCAGGGTTGTCTTTAACTAAAGTAGCGCCTAATACTTTACAAAGTAACTTAGATAGCTTGATTCCTGGTTTGATGGGTCTTTTGTTGACATTCTTGGCAATGTGGTTGTTAAAGAAGAAGGTTTCTCCAATTGTTATGATTATTGGTATTTTCATCTTTGGTATCGCAATGCATGCTTTAAACATAATGTAA
- a CDS encoding YitT family protein, translating into MKLLKNYQALRYIVIVMALEIVAISINFFYAPAKVAAGGATGFAILMNELVGFDRAATVLVVNLIMIVLAGVFLDRGTTARIAFGSIVLPILLKITPSFQVLHDRTFSVLVGGSIFAVGVALLYRIDASSGGTAVPPMIFKKYFRISPALSLLAIDTIVSLGNLATEGLEALILALFSLVITAVVMNYIETGLDRRKMVYITTNDRIDDLKKYLIDGDKGFTIMDVLGGYMGDGREMLMVVLDNHEYNHFLRGIHQVDPEAFTIAYDISEAHGGTFF; encoded by the coding sequence ATGAAACTACTTAAAAACTATCAAGCACTACGCTATATCGTTATTGTAATGGCACTGGAAATTGTGGCAATTAGTATCAATTTTTTCTATGCACCCGCAAAGGTTGCTGCCGGTGGTGCTACGGGATTTGCTATTTTGATGAATGAATTGGTTGGATTTGATCGTGCAGCAACTGTTTTGGTTGTTAATTTGATTATGATTGTTTTGGCGGGTGTTTTTTTAGATCGCGGTACGACGGCTCGAATTGCATTTGGCAGTATTGTGTTGCCAATTTTGTTAAAAATCACACCGAGCTTTCAAGTATTGCACGATAGAACATTTTCTGTATTAGTTGGTGGCAGTATTTTCGCGGTAGGTGTAGCATTGCTATACCGTATTGATGCCTCAAGTGGAGGTACAGCAGTACCGCCAATGATTTTTAAAAAATATTTTCGTATCTCACCAGCGTTGTCATTATTGGCAATTGATACGATTGTATCATTAGGAAACTTGGCTACTGAAGGGCTAGAAGCGCTGATTTTGGCATTGTTTTCATTAGTTATTACTGCCGTGGTCATGAATTATATTGAGACAGGATTAGATCGTCGTAAAATGGTTTATATCACGACAAATGACCGTATTGATGATCTGAAAAAGTATTTAATTGATGGCGACAAAGGTTTTACAATTATGGATGTACTTGGTGGTTATATGGGCGATGGCCGAGAAATGCTTATGGTTGTTCTTGATAATCACGAATATAATCATTTTTTGCGTGGTATTCACCAAGTTGATCCTGAGGCATTCACAATTGCTTACGATATTTCTGAAGCTCATGGTGGTACATTTTTTTAA
- a CDS encoding mannose/fructose/sorbose PTS transporter subunit IIA, with the protein MVNLIIASHGDFAKGILMSGSMIFGEQENVEVVTFLPNEGPDDLDKHFQEALAKFNNDDQVLFLVDLWGGSPFNRASLIQKQNPEKMAIVAGLNLPMLIEAYAGRLSQDTAAGLATYLVPVAKDGVKSVPEAEEDTSADNATKASTAGLKEGHINIKLARLDTRLLHGQVATAWTPDSKANRIIVVSDAVAKDELRKSLIQQAAPNNVRANVVPISKMIEVAKDDRFGGVDAFLLFETVEDVLAAVEGGVPIKTLNVGSMAHSEGKTMVNKVLSMDKTDVAAFEKLRDLGVEFDVRKVPNDSKANLFELIKKANVK; encoded by the coding sequence ATGGTTAATCTAATTATTGCCAGTCACGGAGACTTTGCAAAAGGTATACTGATGTCGGGTTCAATGATTTTCGGTGAACAAGAAAATGTTGAAGTTGTTACATTTTTACCTAATGAAGGTCCAGATGACTTAGATAAACATTTTCAAGAAGCACTAGCCAAGTTCAACAATGACGATCAAGTCTTGTTTTTAGTTGATTTGTGGGGTGGCTCACCATTCAATCGTGCTAGTCTGATTCAAAAACAAAATCCAGAAAAAATGGCTATTGTAGCTGGATTGAATTTGCCAATGCTAATTGAAGCGTATGCTGGTCGGTTAAGTCAAGATACAGCAGCCGGTTTGGCGACTTATTTGGTTCCAGTCGCTAAAGACGGTGTGAAGTCAGTTCCGGAGGCTGAGGAGGATACCTCTGCGGATAACGCAACTAAAGCATCTACAGCAGGTTTGAAAGAGGGACACATTAATATTAAGTTAGCGAGATTGGATACTCGTTTGCTTCACGGTCAAGTCGCCACTGCATGGACACCTGATTCAAAAGCAAATCGCATTATCGTTGTTTCAGATGCGGTTGCAAAAGACGAATTACGCAAAAGTTTGATTCAGCAAGCTGCGCCTAACAATGTCCGTGCAAACGTTGTGCCAATCAGTAAAATGATTGAGGTTGCAAAAGACGATCGTTTTGGTGGCGTTGATGCTTTCTTGTTGTTTGAGACTGTTGAGGATGTTTTGGCTGCTGTTGAAGGCGGGGTTCCAATCAAAACGTTGAATGTGGGATCGATGGCACATTCAGAAGGAAAAACAATGGTCAATAAGGTCTTATCAATGGATAAGACTGATGTCGCGGCCTTTGAAAAGTTACGTGATTTAGGTGTTGAATTCGATGTTCGAAAGGTTCCTAATGATAGTAAGGCTAACTTGTTTGAATTGATTAAGAAAGCGAATGTTAAATAA
- a CDS encoding DUF956 family protein: MVQSLNTTAELTTPGISYLGIGAKYGKILVGDRAFEFFNDNNVEDYIQIPWQNVTAVYVHVSGERVSRRFKIKTDKVDLDFSAKESGSVLKVMREHLGNEKILRMPTLWDTIRSHFKHK, from the coding sequence ATGGTACAATCTTTGAATACGACGGCAGAATTGACAACACCGGGGATTTCTTATCTTGGTATTGGGGCTAAATATGGTAAGATTTTAGTAGGTGATAGGGCATTTGAGTTTTTCAATGATAATAACGTTGAAGATTACATTCAAATTCCATGGCAAAATGTCACGGCCGTATATGTACACGTTTCAGGAGAACGAGTAAGTCGTCGATTTAAAATTAAAACGGATAAGGTAGATTTGGATTTTTCTGCTAAGGAGTCAGGTAGCGTACTTAAAGTAATGCGTGAGCATCTTGGAAATGAAAAAATACTACGAATGCCTACTTTATGGGACACAATCCGGTCACACTTTAAACACAAATAA
- a CDS encoding PTS mannose/fructose/sorbose transporter subunit IIC, translating to MSVIAIVLVVIIAFFAGMEGILDEFQIHQPLVSATLIGLVTGHLTAGIILGGTLQMIALGWANIGAAVAPDIALASVASSIIMVKGGDFSGTGISVAVASAIPLAVAGLFLTMIVRTIAVGLTHGADAAAKEGKIGTIERLHLFALILQGLRIAIPAAILIAVPAAAVRAVLTSMPEWLTGGMTIGGGMVVAVGYALVINMMATREVWPFFAIGFALAAVSELTLIALGAIGLALALIYINLSKMGGNNNGGGSNGGGDPVGDILNKY from the coding sequence ATGTCTGTTATTGCGATAGTGTTAGTCGTAATTATTGCCTTCTTTGCAGGTATGGAAGGTATTCTTGATGAATTTCAAATTCATCAACCACTAGTATCAGCCACGTTGATTGGTTTAGTAACTGGTCATCTTACGGCAGGTATTATTCTAGGTGGTACATTACAAATGATTGCTTTAGGTTGGGCTAATATTGGGGCTGCTGTTGCTCCGGATATTGCTTTGGCCTCAGTAGCCTCTTCGATTATTATGGTTAAGGGTGGCGATTTCTCAGGAACTGGTATTTCAGTGGCTGTTGCTTCTGCTATTCCGTTGGCTGTTGCCGGTCTTTTCTTAACCATGATTGTTCGTACTATTGCGGTGGGTTTGACTCACGGTGCTGATGCTGCCGCTAAAGAAGGAAAAATAGGTACAATTGAACGATTGCACTTGTTTGCTCTTATATTACAGGGTCTACGTATTGCCATTCCGGCTGCAATATTAATTGCTGTTCCTGCAGCAGCTGTTCGAGCAGTATTAACATCAATGCCTGAATGGTTGACCGGTGGTATGACAATCGGTGGTGGTATGGTTGTTGCCGTAGGTTATGCCTTGGTTATCAATATGATGGCAACACGTGAAGTATGGCCATTCTTCGCCATTGGTTTTGCACTTGCAGCTGTTAGTGAACTGACATTAATTGCTTTAGGTGCAATCGGTCTTGCTCTTGCTTTGATTTATATTAATTTGTCAAAGATGGGTGGTAACAACAACGGCGGCGGTTCAAATGGTGGCGGCGATCCAGTCGGCGACATTTTGAATAAGTACTAG